ATCAATTAAAAACAGAAAACTTTCGGCTTAGTTTCAGACGTCGTATAACAGCGACTTACCGCTACGCTTCGGCACAAGGCCTCGCTCGGCCTCCGGCAAATTCCCCTTCTGGCATTCGCTTTGCGTACGCAAGCTACATGCCAGTCCCTAACGTCCCGTCGGGACTCAGGGTCGGGGAACTTCGGTAAGTCTAGTTCGTTATGCGAAAATTTTCGGGCGCTACTATTTTAATAAATTGCGAGCGTCCATGCTCGCTAAAAAGGCAAAAAAGTTGTTGTTACCGATTCGGGAACATGTGCTTATTGATTTGTGAGGGTTATTTCTAGAAAAATATTGAGAGATTTCTACTCTATTCCCAAATACTCCGACTCCAAAATTCCGATCGAAGTTTGGTTTAAAGAGACTTCGAAAGCTTTCTGGAAATCTCCTTCCGATATTAAGGAAAAATACAGAAATGCTAGTTTCCTCAAGGATAATAGAATCGTTTTCAATATACATGGAAACAAATACAGATTAATTGTGAAGATTCATTATAACCTACAAACTGTATTTATAAGGTTTATAGGAACTCACGAACAATATGACAAAATCAATGCTGAGGTGATTTAAATGAACATTAAACCTATTAAAAATCAAAAAGATCACTTAGATGCTCTCTCCGAGATTGAAGTCTACGCGTG
This genomic stretch from Leptospira wolbachii serovar Codice str. CDC harbors:
- a CDS encoding type II toxin-antitoxin system HigB family toxin, which codes for MRDFYSIPKYSDSKIPIEVWFKETSKAFWKSPSDIKEKYRNASFLKDNRIVFNIHGNKYRLIVKIHYNLQTVFIRFIGTHEQYDKINAEVI